One Defluviimonas sp. SAOS-178_SWC DNA window includes the following coding sequences:
- a CDS encoding LysR family transcriptional regulator, translating to MESKPGFQRLRGADIQRLGVFKVVVESGGLSSAADFLGVDLSTVSRHIKDLEIRLGLELCSRGPGGFALTTQGRTTYDVACLLAETLQTCDERLEGLREGLSGTLRIGLVNHLLSAQELRFPEILRSMRESAPNLIVDCKVLTPSEIMRQIETRQIHLGILGTGEQPEHLVFAPIFREEAGLYCAPGHTLFTSPRAIFGRDALEGTVYVSRTHSSPTDLRAQALGLVAETSSNDIDVISSLVLSGLYVGFLPVHAVAAQRDSASFRRLAIEGGECEVPFYACTLRRADRSRRTNLFLRILRSVIADQTNDTIRKTLQS from the coding sequence ATGGAGAGCAAGCCTGGGTTTCAGCGACTACGCGGCGCCGACATTCAGCGTCTGGGCGTTTTCAAAGTTGTCGTGGAAAGTGGCGGTCTATCTTCCGCAGCCGATTTCCTGGGTGTCGATCTCTCGACGGTAAGCCGCCACATCAAGGATCTTGAGATACGGCTTGGACTTGAACTTTGCAGCCGGGGTCCGGGTGGCTTCGCGCTCACCACGCAGGGGCGGACCACTTATGATGTTGCCTGCCTGCTAGCCGAGACCCTGCAAACCTGTGACGAGCGGCTCGAGGGCTTGCGCGAGGGACTTTCAGGAACCCTACGAATCGGCCTCGTCAACCATCTGCTCTCCGCCCAGGAACTGCGCTTTCCCGAAATACTGCGCTCGATGCGGGAAAGCGCCCCTAATCTTATCGTCGACTGCAAGGTACTGACTCCGAGTGAGATTATGCGGCAGATTGAAACTAGGCAGATACACTTGGGTATTCTCGGGACGGGCGAACAGCCGGAGCATCTTGTCTTTGCGCCGATCTTTCGCGAAGAGGCCGGGCTTTACTGCGCGCCGGGCCACACCCTTTTTACCAGCCCTAGGGCGATTTTCGGGCGGGATGCGCTGGAGGGCACGGTCTATGTGTCACGGACGCACAGCTCTCCGACCGATCTTCGGGCCCAAGCGCTAGGCTTGGTCGCCGAGACCTCGTCGAACGACATTGACGTGATCTCATCGCTCGTGCTGTCGGGGCTTTACGTTGGCTTTCTGCCGGTTCATGCCGTGGCCGCGCAAAGAGACAGTGCATCCTTTCGGCGTCTGGCGATCGAAGGGGGTGAATGCGAAGTGCCCTTCTACGCTTGTACGCTTCGGCGCGCCGACCGCAGCCGGCGTACCAATCTTTTCCTCCGAATATTGCGCAGCGTCATCGCCGACCAAACGAACGATACGATCCGGAAGACGCTCCAGAGCTAG
- a CDS encoding helix-turn-helix domain-containing protein, whose protein sequence is MSSQTDDARLIEFGKQVRQRREALRISVRKLANAAGISASYVTAIENGRNPATGRPPEPSIGVVERLSSALEMSNSVFAVDVGEGTAYCEHNHTLLYRLDDGRRDLREVLGEAFRQNVQQWICICDPRDPHDSDETLIAWHWRFGDHPYPDNYLVPERIGDALEAELTRAAARVTAESYGLVIADCSAVMRWMINPDAEVDYEDHWLERSTDICRRLLGRPPVTNVCVYSHRDLEALSRQIDVLDTVLRLLAAHSDILAIERSGTILTGTEAVLAVLAECRPGGVSGSAWRSMSHAAARSYGRMQYR, encoded by the coding sequence ATGAGTTCGCAGACCGACGACGCCCGGTTGATCGAATTCGGCAAGCAGGTCCGGCAGCGCCGCGAGGCGCTCCGGATTTCGGTGCGCAAGCTTGCGAACGCCGCAGGGATATCTGCGAGCTATGTCACGGCGATCGAGAACGGCCGCAATCCGGCCACCGGCCGACCGCCGGAACCGTCCATCGGCGTGGTCGAGAGGTTGTCGAGCGCGCTTGAGATGTCCAACTCGGTCTTCGCTGTCGACGTAGGAGAAGGCACGGCGTACTGCGAGCACAATCACACTTTGCTGTACCGTCTGGATGACGGGCGCAGGGATCTGCGCGAGGTTCTGGGCGAAGCCTTTCGGCAGAACGTCCAACAGTGGATTTGCATCTGCGATCCCAGGGACCCCCACGACAGCGACGAAACGCTCATCGCCTGGCACTGGCGCTTCGGCGACCATCCGTATCCTGACAACTACCTTGTCCCCGAACGGATCGGCGATGCGCTGGAGGCCGAACTGACCAGGGCTGCCGCGAGAGTTACGGCGGAAAGTTACGGTCTGGTGATCGCGGATTGCTCGGCGGTTATGCGTTGGATGATCAATCCTGACGCGGAAGTCGATTACGAAGATCACTGGCTGGAGCGCTCGACCGACATCTGTCGCCGTCTGCTCGGGCGGCCACCTGTCACGAATGTCTGCGTCTATTCACATCGCGATCTTGAGGCCTTGTCCCGACAGATCGACGTTCTGGATACGGTCCTTCGGCTCTTGGCAGCGCATTCCGACATCCTGGCGATCGAACGGTCGGGCACCATCCTGACCGGGACCGAGGCCGTGTTGGCAGTGCTGGCGGAATGCCGCCCGGGAGGCGTAAGTGGCAGCGCTTGGCGCAGCATGTCGCACGCCGCCGCGCGATCCTACGGCCGGATGCAGTATCGCTAA
- a CDS encoding cytosine permease → MKQATIRESGTHDFDSLPIPLEDRNWGGWAAAAVAATAGIASWSFVVGGFTSYYVGAREGTATMIAGALIGQLLVTISQVPAVTKFGIETLGSTKPQLGVKGSILALLVQYATLIGWNLVLTIFLGRAVASVLVAEGLIGEASSGTAAIISSLIGTLLIWLMLQKGSDGVRSVGVVVACCIMGLGAWMYWLLFQHFSLEDILAAAPIAPNEGGQLTNYTTAFELLIVSTLGWWAYMGAMFRMLNSAGKGTVPSMASLGFGWAAAGLIGLYSGLVAGEADPTVWILKVAGPAAGVFVLIFVALANLGSTLVGAHAAALGVGQFSPITQRLSWNAKVATALVPMSVVIVLFPGAFYDNVGTFMAFIGIVIAPMIGVQIVDWYFLRRLNSLHVPSLYWHDTRSRYWYTAGFNLVGILALLGGSLVYIALLDPVTFVPNSWLFQYTGATLPAAFSGGLIYWIGSTIFSKRSG, encoded by the coding sequence ATGAAACAGGCAACCATACGCGAGTCTGGCACGCACGATTTCGACAGCCTGCCGATTCCACTAGAGGATCGCAATTGGGGCGGCTGGGCGGCCGCTGCGGTGGCGGCAACCGCAGGCATCGCGTCCTGGTCCTTTGTCGTCGGCGGGTTCACGTCATACTATGTGGGCGCGCGCGAAGGCACTGCCACCATGATTGCCGGTGCCCTGATCGGTCAGTTGCTGGTGACCATTTCACAGGTCCCCGCGGTCACCAAATTCGGAATTGAGACCCTCGGTTCCACCAAGCCCCAACTCGGTGTGAAGGGTTCGATCCTCGCACTTCTGGTTCAATACGCGACCCTGATTGGCTGGAATCTCGTACTCACCATCTTTCTCGGCCGTGCCGTTGCATCTGTCCTGGTTGCCGAGGGATTGATCGGGGAGGCCAGTTCGGGCACCGCAGCCATCATCTCATCGCTGATCGGGACATTGCTCATCTGGCTGATGCTGCAAAAGGGAAGCGATGGGGTGAGGTCTGTCGGCGTCGTTGTGGCCTGTTGCATCATGGGTCTCGGGGCCTGGATGTACTGGCTTCTGTTCCAGCACTTTTCGCTGGAGGACATTCTCGCCGCAGCGCCCATCGCGCCCAATGAAGGCGGGCAGCTCACAAATTACACGACGGCTTTCGAGCTGTTAATCGTGTCGACTCTGGGCTGGTGGGCATATATGGGCGCCATGTTCCGCATGCTGAACAGCGCAGGAAAGGGCACCGTTCCGTCGATGGCGAGCCTCGGGTTCGGCTGGGCGGCGGCGGGTCTTATCGGTCTTTATTCCGGGCTGGTTGCAGGTGAGGCCGATCCCACGGTCTGGATCCTGAAAGTCGCGGGTCCGGCGGCAGGCGTATTCGTGCTGATCTTCGTCGCGCTCGCCAATCTCGGGTCCACGCTTGTCGGTGCCCATGCCGCTGCCCTCGGGGTCGGGCAGTTCTCGCCGATAACCCAACGACTGTCCTGGAACGCCAAAGTCGCGACGGCCTTGGTGCCGATGTCCGTCGTGATCGTTCTTTTCCCGGGTGCCTTCTACGACAACGTCGGAACTTTCATGGCCTTCATCGGTATCGTGATCGCACCAATGATTGGGGTTCAGATCGTTGACTGGTATTTCCTGCGCCGTCTGAATTCCCTGCACGTTCCGTCGTTGTACTGGCACGACACGCGGTCGCGATACTGGTACACAGCGGGCTTCAACCTCGTTGGGATCTTGGCGTTGCTGGGCGGCTCTCTGGTCTACATCGCTCTGTTGGACCCGGTGACCTTTGTGCCGAATAGTTGGCTGTTCCAGTATACAGGCGCAACCCTTCCCGCGGCGTTTTCGGGCGGTCTTATATACTGGATAGGAAGCACTATATTCAGTAAAAGGTCAGGCTAG
- a CDS encoding aminomethyltransferase family protein encodes MSTSTRIAVADFDEPGWDYGIFRSPYHDYHRANGAKFCVYNGRLMPVSQAIERHDGYKALRQGLVMLDTGERPTEIAGPDAEKFCNKLFARDVSKLKPGRAGYGLLLYHDGNILCDGILMRLAADKFWYVQADGPVFSWFKAHSEGMDVEIRDPQSWVTQVQGPRALDMLTKVLDGGMPEPFGYYGVAEGTVNGQPVIVSRTGYTAEIGFEFYTRPDLGAFDGMKLWNDMLEAGKEFDLKVIGLDSLDARRIEAGILNNVSDMDETMNPYQAGLGAFIKLDGPDFIGRNALEKADRRPLLSGLRCKGGEPLNNGDLMVGDETIGRVTAAGWSPYLGEGVAIVRLKDADRAQQKNIQVRCTDGALHAADLVSLPMYDVEKKIPRGLDASIPKVHSAA; translated from the coding sequence ATGAGCACTTCAACGAGGATCGCGGTCGCGGATTTTGACGAGCCGGGCTGGGACTATGGCATCTTCAGATCGCCGTATCATGACTACCACCGAGCGAATGGCGCCAAATTCTGCGTTTACAACGGCAGGCTGATGCCGGTATCGCAGGCCATCGAGCGCCACGACGGATACAAGGCCCTGCGCCAAGGGCTTGTGATGCTCGACACGGGCGAGCGCCCAACTGAAATCGCCGGGCCGGACGCCGAAAAGTTCTGCAACAAGCTGTTCGCCCGCGACGTCTCGAAGCTCAAGCCTGGTCGGGCCGGATACGGGCTCCTGCTCTATCATGACGGCAACATCCTGTGCGACGGCATCCTGATGCGACTCGCTGCGGACAAGTTCTGGTATGTTCAAGCAGACGGCCCGGTATTTTCGTGGTTCAAGGCCCATTCCGAGGGCATGGATGTGGAAATCCGGGATCCGCAGTCATGGGTCACTCAGGTTCAGGGTCCCCGCGCGCTTGACATGCTCACCAAGGTCCTGGATGGCGGCATGCCAGAGCCGTTCGGCTATTACGGCGTGGCCGAAGGCACCGTCAACGGGCAGCCGGTCATCGTGTCGCGCACCGGCTATACGGCCGAGATCGGCTTCGAGTTCTATACGCGCCCGGATCTTGGCGCATTCGACGGCATGAAGCTGTGGAACGACATGCTGGAAGCCGGAAAGGAGTTCGACTTGAAGGTGATCGGCCTCGATTCGCTGGATGCGCGTCGGATTGAGGCAGGCATCCTGAACAACGTTTCGGACATGGACGAGACGATGAACCCGTATCAAGCGGGTCTCGGTGCCTTCATCAAGCTTGACGGACCCGATTTCATCGGCCGAAACGCGCTGGAAAAAGCCGACAGGCGTCCGCTTCTTTCCGGCCTCAGATGCAAGGGCGGCGAACCGCTGAACAACGGTGATCTGATGGTCGGCGATGAGACGATCGGCCGTGTAACAGCGGCTGGCTGGAGCCCCTACCTCGGGGAAGGCGTCGCTATCGTCCGCCTGAAAGATGCTGATCGCGCGCAGCAGAAGAACATCCAAGTCCGGTGTACCGACGGCGCGCTGCACGCCGCAGACCTCGTTTCCCTCCCCATGTACGATGTCGAGAAGAAGATTCCGCGAGGTTTGGATGCCAGCATTCCAAAGGTGCATTCCGCGGCCTGA
- a CDS encoding GlxA family transcriptional regulator, with the protein MLQRVRNNLTFAVVLLEDFSTLSFGAIVEPLRLLSNDFPEIGTNLVLFGLDSHRVRSRGGVVVECDADCSSLSNRILEGNAPSAILFCGSTEKRLVNEKSIVLLMRLARRSGVAVYGLGSVAWLMAESGFLSGGECTTHWKTLAAFAEHHRDVKVKNALYVENGLTSTCAGELATLDLLISLISTISPEAACAVANYLLMPSARIGTHHQPGSQTHHLRHAPHTLRVAAHIMENNIEEPHTISQIVAQCDTSSRNLERLFKKYLNTSPMRYYNKLKLERAFELISQTNMSLSEITVAAGYPNFGTLAKNFKRLYGETPSDLRKRLISGGHA; encoded by the coding sequence ATGCTACAACGCGTCCGGAACAATCTGACATTTGCGGTGGTGCTGCTCGAGGATTTTTCGACCCTGAGCTTCGGGGCGATCGTTGAACCACTAAGACTGCTTTCCAATGATTTCCCCGAGATCGGCACCAATCTGGTCCTGTTTGGGCTGGACAGTCATCGGGTGCGGTCCAGAGGAGGTGTCGTAGTTGAATGCGATGCCGATTGTTCGTCTCTTTCCAATAGAATTCTTGAAGGGAATGCACCCAGCGCGATCCTGTTTTGTGGTAGCACGGAGAAAAGGCTGGTCAACGAGAAATCTATCGTCTTGTTGATGCGCCTTGCGCGGCGGTCCGGGGTTGCGGTCTATGGATTGGGCAGCGTCGCATGGCTTATGGCCGAAAGCGGCTTTCTGAGCGGCGGCGAGTGCACCACGCACTGGAAAACTTTGGCTGCGTTCGCCGAGCACCATAGGGACGTCAAGGTCAAGAACGCCCTATATGTGGAGAACGGACTTACCTCAACCTGCGCAGGCGAACTTGCTACGCTGGATTTGCTGATCAGCTTGATCTCCACTATCTCGCCGGAAGCAGCCTGCGCGGTCGCGAATTATCTTCTGATGCCATCCGCGCGCATTGGCACCCACCACCAGCCCGGCTCACAGACCCACCACCTTCGCCACGCGCCGCACACGCTCAGAGTTGCCGCGCACATCATGGAGAATAACATTGAAGAGCCCCACACGATTTCACAGATCGTTGCTCAGTGCGATACTTCTTCGCGAAATTTAGAAAGGCTATTTAAAAAATACCTCAACACCTCACCAATGAGGTACTACAATAAGCTAAAGTTGGAGCGTGCTTTTGAGCTCATCTCGCAAACCAACATGTCTCTAAGTGAAATTACGGTTGCAGCGGGATATCCGAATTTTGGCACTCTGGCAAAGAACTTCAAGCGACTCTATGGGGAGACGCCATCAGATTTGCGCAAACGATTAATATCTGGCGGTCATGCTTGA
- a CDS encoding IS3 family transposase (programmed frameshift): protein MKRSKFTEEQVTSILREHEAGAKTADVCRKHAISSATFYAWKAKFGGMDVSDAKRLRALEDENAKLKRPLAESMLDQAALRDLLGPKVVTPAARREAVAILVESHEMRERRACNVIGTDRSSVRYQGRRPDDAALRDRLRALAGERRRFGYRRLHVLLRREGLVMNRKKAQRLYLEEGLSVRKRRGREKATGTRAPLLTVARPNARWSVDFVHDQFADGRRFRILNVIDDVTKECLAAVVDTSISGRRVARELTALIAWRGKPGLIVSDHGTEFTSNAMLAWTEKAGVAWHFIASGKPMQNGICEAFNSKMRDELLNETLFFGLGHARSAVARWVADYNVARPHSSLGYQTPAAYAAQLTAMGDQPRTHDLPCCSPIAPPAQQRQIQPRTPASTG from the exons GTGAAGCGATCGAAGTTTACGGAAGAGCAGGTCACCAGCATCCTGCGCGAGCACGAGGCGGGCGCGAAGACCGCGGACGTGTGCCGCAAGCACGCCATCAGCAGCGCGACATTCTACGCCTGGAAGGCCAAGTTTGGCGGCATGGATGTCTCCGATGCGAAGCGGCTCAGGGCGCTCGAGGACGAGAACGCCAAGCTGAAGCGGCCTCTGGCGGAGTCGATGCTGGATCAGGCGGCATTGAGGGATCTTCTCGGCC CGAAAGTGGTGACGCCCGCCGCCAGGCGCGAGGCCGTCGCGATCCTCGTGGAGAGCCACGAGATGAGGGAGCGGCGGGCGTGTAACGTGATCGGGACGGACCGGTCTTCAGTCCGTTACCAGGGCCGCAGACCGGACGACGCGGCGCTGCGCGACCGCCTTCGGGCACTTGCCGGCGAGCGCCGCCGGTTCGGCTACCGGCGGCTGCATGTGCTGCTCAGACGGGAGGGGCTCGTCATGAACCGGAAGAAGGCCCAGCGGCTCTACCTCGAGGAGGGCCTGTCGGTGCGCAAAAGGCGGGGCCGCGAGAAGGCGACGGGCACACGGGCGCCGCTCCTGACGGTGGCGCGGCCGAACGCGCGCTGGTCCGTCGACTTCGTCCACGACCAGTTTGCCGACGGCCGGCGGTTCCGCATCCTCAACGTCATCGACGACGTAACGAAGGAATGCCTCGCCGCCGTGGTCGATACCTCGATCTCCGGGCGAAGGGTCGCGCGCGAGCTGACGGCGCTCATCGCCTGGCGCGGCAAGCCAGGCCTCATTGTCAGCGATCACGGCACCGAGTTCACCTCGAATGCCATGCTGGCCTGGACCGAGAAGGCCGGCGTGGCCTGGCACTTCATTGCCTCGGGCAAGCCGATGCAGAACGGCATCTGCGAGGCGTTCAACTCGAAGATGCGGGACGAGCTCTTGAACGAGACCCTATTCTTCGGACTGGGCCACGCCCGCTCCGCTGTCGCCCGATGGGTTGCCGACTACAATGTAGCCCGCCCCCACTCGAGCCTCGGATACCAAACGCCTGCGGCCTACGCCGCCCAACTCACCGCAATGGGCGATCAGCCCCGCACACATGACCTGCCGTGCTGCTCGCCCATTGCTCCACCGGCGCAACAGCGCCAAATTCAGCCACGGACTCCGGCTTCAACTGGGTGA
- a CDS encoding DUF3489 domain-containing protein — protein MTTKAKSDRARRAAPATGGKPKDTKKAQLIRLLSAKAGADVRAISSKLGWQPHTTRAAITGLKKAGYEVTTERTEPDKPTRYRIEAKPKASDPVAKTPEPAHAG, from the coding sequence ATGACGACGAAGGCGAAGTCCGATCGCGCCCGGCGGGCCGCGCCGGCGACCGGTGGCAAGCCCAAGGACACCAAGAAGGCACAGCTGATCCGGCTGCTCTCGGCGAAGGCCGGCGCGGATGTCAGGGCGATCAGCAGCAAGCTCGGCTGGCAACCGCATACCACGCGGGCGGCGATCACCGGATTGAAGAAGGCCGGCTACGAGGTCACGACAGAGAGGACGGAGCCGGACAAGCCTACGCGCTACCGGATCGAGGCGAAGCCGAAGGCATCCGATCCGGTAGCAAAGACGCCGGAGCCCGCCCATGCCGGGTAA
- a CDS encoding DUF2924 domain-containing protein, producing MPGKADPDRARVIEDWEEAFGSSPPPYLSVAFMRKALAHEDQCRRHGGLPTATRRSLRRIAEGKSVSNSTRRIARPGAHLVREWNGRTYQVEVQKDGFRMDGRTWTSLSAIAKHITGTTWSGPRFFGLADRARDSS from the coding sequence ATGCCGGGTAAGGCGGATCCGGATCGCGCGCGGGTAATCGAGGACTGGGAGGAGGCCTTCGGGTCTTCTCCGCCGCCCTACCTGTCGGTCGCCTTCATGCGGAAGGCGCTCGCACACGAAGACCAGTGCCGCCGTCACGGAGGTCTGCCGACCGCAACGCGGCGGTCCCTGCGCCGGATCGCCGAAGGCAAGTCGGTTTCCAACAGCACGCGCCGAATCGCGCGGCCCGGCGCGCACCTCGTCCGAGAGTGGAACGGCCGGACCTACCAAGTGGAGGTCCAGAAGGACGGCTTTCGGATGGATGGACGGACCTGGACATCACTCTCGGCAATCGCGAAGCACATCACCGGGACGACCTGGTCCGGGCCGCGGTTCTTCGGGCTGGCTGACCGGGCAAGAGACTCCTCATGA
- a CDS encoding recombinase family protein: MKKIRCAIYTRKSSEDGLEQEFNSLHAQRESCAAYIASQKHEGWLLLSDQYDDGGLSGGSLDRPALQRLLDDVRAGKVDQIVVYKIDRLTRSLADFAKIVDVLDAAGASFVSVTQSFNTATSMGRLTLNMLLSFAQFEREVTAERIRDKIAASKRKGLWMGGSVPLGYDPDGRTLKINAPEAETVRTLYDLYERLGTIREVKKEAERLRLRSRRREASDGTITGGNHFGRGHIYHILTNPLYAGRIRHRDKVHDGQHPALIDPERWDRTQQQLQEGAARQRGKVAAKRRSLLCRKLFDETGDRLTPSHSKTRNGTRLRYYISNRLAARSGETHPGAWRLPAEELETRITGLVRSMLSRPGFIASLLAGAAADVIAEASSGLLGMIEDATPDELLAFVERIEIVPGTLMLKLSAGSIAERLAADPDHIDADRLVSGHPFQYRKRGVETKIVLADAPTGCDDTLIRNIARAHVWFEDIKTGRSFDEIAAAAGTSKRRVQDMIGLAFLAPDIVRDVLDGKQPVGFTSAWCKSRDLPSEWSDQRALLATL, encoded by the coding sequence ATGAAGAAGATCCGCTGCGCGATCTATACGCGGAAGAGCTCCGAGGACGGCCTCGAGCAGGAGTTCAACTCGCTGCACGCCCAGCGCGAGTCCTGCGCGGCCTACATCGCCAGCCAGAAGCACGAGGGCTGGTTGCTGCTCTCAGATCAGTATGATGACGGCGGCCTCTCCGGCGGGAGCCTCGACCGACCGGCGCTACAGCGCCTGCTTGACGACGTCCGCGCGGGCAAGGTCGACCAGATCGTCGTCTACAAGATCGACCGGCTGACCCGGTCGCTCGCGGACTTCGCGAAGATCGTGGATGTGCTGGACGCGGCTGGAGCTTCCTTTGTGTCGGTCACCCAGTCCTTCAATACGGCAACCAGCATGGGGCGGCTGACGCTCAACATGCTCCTGTCGTTTGCGCAATTCGAACGGGAGGTCACCGCCGAACGCATCCGCGACAAGATCGCGGCCTCGAAGCGCAAGGGGCTCTGGATGGGGGGCAGCGTTCCGCTGGGCTACGATCCCGACGGGCGCACCTTGAAGATCAACGCCCCGGAAGCAGAGACGGTCCGGACGCTCTACGATCTCTACGAGCGCCTTGGCACGATCCGGGAGGTGAAGAAGGAGGCCGAACGACTGAGGCTCAGGAGCCGGAGACGTGAGGCTAGCGATGGCACCATCACCGGCGGCAATCACTTTGGTCGCGGTCACATCTACCATATCCTGACTAACCCTCTCTACGCCGGCCGCATCCGGCATCGCGACAAGGTGCATGACGGCCAGCACCCGGCGCTGATCGATCCAGAGCGGTGGGACCGGACCCAGCAGCAACTGCAGGAGGGAGCCGCGCGACAGCGGGGTAAGGTCGCGGCGAAGCGCAGGTCTCTGCTCTGCAGGAAACTCTTCGACGAGACCGGCGATCGCCTTACTCCATCACATTCGAAGACGCGTAACGGCACCCGGCTTCGGTACTACATCTCCAACCGGCTGGCAGCCCGGAGCGGGGAGACGCATCCCGGTGCTTGGCGGCTGCCGGCAGAGGAGCTGGAGACTCGGATCACCGGTCTGGTTCGCTCGATGCTGTCGCGTCCGGGCTTTATTGCATCGCTGCTGGCCGGTGCGGCGGCTGATGTCATCGCCGAGGCATCTTCTGGTCTATTAGGCATGATCGAAGATGCCACTCCCGATGAACTCTTGGCTTTCGTGGAGCGGATCGAGATTGTGCCGGGAACACTGATGCTGAAGCTCAGCGCAGGATCGATCGCGGAGCGGCTTGCTGCGGATCCCGACCACATTGATGCCGACAGGCTCGTCTCAGGCCATCCCTTCCAATACCGCAAGCGCGGCGTCGAGACGAAGATCGTTCTGGCTGACGCTCCGACAGGCTGCGACGACACCCTGATCCGCAACATCGCCCGGGCACATGTCTGGTTCGAGGACATCAAGACGGGCCGGTCGTTCGATGAGATCGCGGCGGCGGCCGGCACGTCGAAGCGCCGAGTTCAGGACATGATCGGGCTGGCCTTTCTCGCACCCGACATCGTCCGGGACGTGCTCGACGGCAAACAGCCCGTCGGCTTTACCTCGGCCTGGTGCAAGTCCCGTGACCTGCCGTCCGAATGGTCCGACCAGCGCGCGCTTCTCGCGACTCTCTGA
- a CDS encoding NAD(P)/FAD-dependent oxidoreductase codes for MDTTDILILGAGAAGMMCAIEAARRGRRVILLDHAARPGEKIRISGGGRCNFTNLEAPAERFLSRNPRFALSALRRFTPADFIARVDAEGIGWHEKTLGQLFCDGSAAQIVAMLTRQMAEAGAELRLGQGVRSVARDTGFVVDTDKGVLAAGSLVVATGGKSIPKMGATGLAYRIAEQFGLSVTETRPALVPLTFAEQELDRLRPLAGISVEARVSLGRTGFDEGLLFTHRGLSGPSILQISSYWREGDRLTVDLARGRSVGAALKAARAEAGRVEIQTALARHIPEKVARMILDGLGLKGRLADTSNADLDRLDNAVHRWAVTPVGSEGYRTAEVTLGGVDTDGLDARTMEARSVPGLYFIGEAVDVTGWLGGYNFQWAWSSGWAAGQVA; via the coding sequence ATGGACACGACGGACATTCTGATCCTTGGCGCCGGCGCCGCCGGAATGATGTGCGCGATCGAGGCGGCGCGGCGGGGGCGGCGTGTCATTCTACTGGATCATGCGGCCCGGCCGGGGGAGAAGATCCGGATCTCCGGCGGGGGCCGCTGCAATTTCACCAATCTCGAAGCGCCGGCGGAGCGATTCCTTTCGCGGAACCCGCGCTTCGCGCTCTCGGCCCTGCGCCGTTTCACGCCGGCGGATTTCATCGCGCGCGTCGATGCGGAGGGCATTGGCTGGCATGAAAAGACGCTCGGCCAGCTTTTCTGCGACGGCAGTGCGGCGCAGATCGTGGCGATGCTGACGCGGCAGATGGCGGAGGCCGGGGCGGAGTTGCGGCTTGGGCAAGGGGTCCGTTCGGTCGCCCGCGACACCGGCTTCGTCGTCGACACCGACAAGGGGGTGCTGGCGGCCGGGAGCCTTGTCGTCGCGACGGGCGGCAAATCGATTCCCAAGATGGGGGCGACGGGGCTGGCCTACCGGATCGCGGAACAATTCGGCCTCTCGGTGACAGAGACCCGGCCGGCCCTGGTGCCGCTGACCTTCGCGGAACAGGAGCTTGACCGGCTCCGCCCTCTTGCCGGGATCTCGGTCGAGGCGCGGGTAAGTCTCGGAAGGACCGGCTTCGACGAGGGGCTGCTGTTCACCCATCGCGGCCTGTCCGGGCCGTCGATCCTGCAGATCAGCTCCTACTGGCGCGAGGGGGATCGGTTGACCGTCGATCTGGCGCGGGGACGGTCCGTGGGGGCCGCGCTGAAGGCGGCGCGGGCGGAGGCCGGGAGGGTCGAGATCCAGACGGCGCTGGCGCGTCACATCCCCGAGAAGGTGGCGCGGATGATCCTCGACGGGCTCGGCCTCAAGGGGCGCCTTGCCGACACGTCGAATGCCGACCTCGACCGCCTCGACAACGCGGTCCACCGCTGGGCGGTAACGCCGGTCGGGTCGGAGGGCTACCGGACCGCGGAAGTGACCCTCGGCGGTGTCGATACCGATGGCCTTGACGCGCGGACGATGGAGGCGCGGTCGGTGCCGGGGCTCTATTTCATCGGCGAGGCGGTGGACGTGACGGGCTGGCTTGGCGGCTACAACTTCCAGTGGGCCTGGTCCTCGGGCTGGGCGGCGGGACAGGTGGCCTGA